Within the Fischerella sp. PCC 9605 genome, the region AGTGACGTGAACAAATCCTGCTTCTCGCAGTGCATTTACAGCTTGGTTAGCTTGTTCGTCACTTTCACCATAAATATAAATTTCGCGCTTTGTATGGAGACAGGATTTAGCGCGGCTTGCCAAATCAGCCAAGGGAATTGGCACCGCCCCTGTAATATGACCGCTGTTGTAGCTTTGGCGATCGCGCACATCCAAAATCGTAAAACCCGGTTGACCTAGCTCTAAACGCGATTTTAAGTCATGTGCAACAGAATCCAGCATAATAGCCACCTCTTAATACTTATTGCTCGGTAATTTGCCGTTTTTCACCTAACAACAGCAATCTATCAAAAATTTTATTTTTCTCGGGCTTTTTTTAAAAAGAATAAATATTTTGATGAGAATATGAAGTGTTTAATTTAGTAATTTTGCAATCTATAAATTTTTGTATATAAGTTTAATGAAATTTGTTTAAATGATACAGTGGTTGCCAACTCGCCTACACTGGATTTTATGGTATCCACAATACAAGTTTTACCAAAAGAAGTTGTACATCTGATTACAGCGGGAGAGGTAATTGACTCTTTAGCTTCCGTAGTGCGGGAATTAGTAGAAAATTCCCTGGATGCAGGTGCAACGCGGATTGTGGTTTCCATTTGGCCCGAACAATGGCGGGTACGGGTGGCAGACAATGGCTGCGGCATGAACTTAGAGGATTTACAACGAGCAGCATCAGCTCACAGTACCAGCAAAATCAAAAGCTGTGCAGATTTATGGAAGATTAACAGCTTAGGATTTCGCGGTGAAGCGTTGCACAGTTTGACGACTCTGGCAGATTTAGAAATTTGGAGTCGTCCAGGAACCTCTGTATCCCCGCCGTTTACAGGGGGGACTGAAGGGGGGGTCAACGGTTGGCGAGTAGTGTATGGTTACGGAGGGGAAGCAGCACATATAGAAGCCGCTGCGATCGCACCTGGTACAGTTGTGACAGTCTCCAATCTGTTTGGCAATTGTTCAGCGCGACGTCAGGGTTTGCCTTCAGTAGCACAGCAAATGAAAGCAGTGCAAGCAACTATCCAACAAATCGCCCTCTGCCATCCCCAAGTCGCTTGGCAAGTTTGGCAAAATGACCGGGAATGGTTTACCATCTCTCCCGCCGCCACAATGGGAAAACTTTTGCCGCAACTTCTCCATCAGGTGCGTCCAAGCGATCTGCAAGAGTTGCAAGTAGAACTACCCAATTCCCGGCAGGACTCCTTATATTTAGTTGTGGGATTACCCGATCGCTGCCATCGTCATCGCTTAGATTGGCTGCGAGTAGCAGTCAACGGCAGAATGGTAAAAGCACCGGAAATCGAACAAACCATCCTGGGGGCATTTCACAAGACATTACCGCGCGATCGCTATCCGATTTGTTGCCTACATTTGTTGATTTCCCCAGATCAAATCAACTGGAACCGCAACCCAGCCAAAACAGAAATATACCTGAACGATTTGAGTTATTGGCAACAGCAAATTAGTCAGGCGATCGAGCAAGCATTCCGGATTAATTCTGCCACCCTTAAAGAAGCGGTTCACACAACCCGAGTCGGGAAATTAATCAAAGCCGCCGAAGAACAAGGTTCGTACAACACCAACCCTTTTACTACTCCTACTTCCCCCACTCCCCACACTCTCAAAGCCGTCGGCCAAGTCAACAACACTTACATAGTTGCCGAACATCCTGGTGGGTTGTGGTTAGTGGAACAGCACATCGCCCACGAGCGAGTATTGTACGAGCAATTGTGCGATCGCTGGCAAATTGTCCCCGTTGAAGCACCGATAATTCTCTATCAATTGTCACCAGCGCAAGTATCACAGCTGCAACGCATTGGCTTGGACATCGAACCCTTTGGTGAACAACTTTGGGCAGTCCGCAGCGTACCCGCAATGTTGCAGCAAAGAGAGGATAGTGCAGATGCAATTTTAGAACTGAGTTGGGGAGGCGACTTACAAACAGCGCAAGTAGCCGTTGCCTGTCGCAGTGCCATTCGCAACGGTACACCTCTGAGTATGCCAGAAATGCAGCAAATATTAGATGACTGGCAACGCACCCGCAACCCCCGCACCTGTCCCCACGGACGCCCCATATATTTATCGTTGGAAGAGTCTGCGTTGGCGCGGTTTTTCCGGCGACATTGGGTGATTGGTAAAAGTCACGGGATTTAGAAGGGCTTGGGAAGGAGGACAAGGGAAGAGGAGTTTGTAGTGAGAACTTTAGTCCTCTTCAGCCTAATTTAATTATCGCTGTTCAGATCATAATAGCTTTGGATGAACAGGGACATTACCTCACAATTATTGATATTGAAAACTACCACTAACTGAGGCAGCAGGGTAAAACAAAAGTACCGACTTTATCTGCTATGCCAGCTTTAGAAAACATTAAACTGGATATAAGTAAAATCGCCGATAAAATCAGCTTTTGTCCTATTACCAGATGTGCACATAATTATTTTTGAGCTATTAAACCAATCCAGCACAAAATAGTAAACAGGCGATCGCAATGGAACACCCTCCCCTTGGGATAAGATGCTTTGGGGCATCTTACGGCAGGCTCAAAGACCTAGCCAGGCTTAACCAGATAGCATATCATCATCTATGTATTAACTGCACTATTTATGTTGAAACTATACAATATCTAAACAAA harbors:
- a CDS encoding rhodanese-like domain-containing protein, whose protein sequence is MLDSVAHDLKSRLELGQPGFTILDVRDRQSYNSGHITGAVPIPLADLASRAKSCLHTKREIYIYGESDEQANQAVNALREAGFVHVTEIKGGLAAWKSVGGATD
- the mutL gene encoding DNA mismatch repair endonuclease MutL — translated: MVSTIQVLPKEVVHLITAGEVIDSLASVVRELVENSLDAGATRIVVSIWPEQWRVRVADNGCGMNLEDLQRAASAHSTSKIKSCADLWKINSLGFRGEALHSLTTLADLEIWSRPGTSVSPPFTGGTEGGVNGWRVVYGYGGEAAHIEAAAIAPGTVVTVSNLFGNCSARRQGLPSVAQQMKAVQATIQQIALCHPQVAWQVWQNDREWFTISPAATMGKLLPQLLHQVRPSDLQELQVELPNSRQDSLYLVVGLPDRCHRHRLDWLRVAVNGRMVKAPEIEQTILGAFHKTLPRDRYPICCLHLLISPDQINWNRNPAKTEIYLNDLSYWQQQISQAIEQAFRINSATLKEAVHTTRVGKLIKAAEEQGSYNTNPFTTPTSPTPHTLKAVGQVNNTYIVAEHPGGLWLVEQHIAHERVLYEQLCDRWQIVPVEAPIILYQLSPAQVSQLQRIGLDIEPFGEQLWAVRSVPAMLQQREDSADAILELSWGGDLQTAQVAVACRSAIRNGTPLSMPEMQQILDDWQRTRNPRTCPHGRPIYLSLEESALARFFRRHWVIGKSHGI